CGAAATGTTCGGCGGCTGGCATCCCGCGCGGGCGCGACACCAGACGGATTTCGCGGCTGACGGTGGTGGACATCGTGCGCTCCTCTCGGGAATGGCTGACAATGAACGATAACCACGCGGCCGCCGGCCGTGGCTTGCCCAGTCCCCCACCGGCGGCGATCTTCGGGCCATCCCTTCGTGAGGCCCGTGTCCCATGCCTACCCTCGTCGTCGGTTCCGCCACGGCGCGCCCCGGCGCCAAGGTCTCGGGCTTCCTGCATGTACCCCACGCCGCCGATCCCGGTGCCGAGATCCCGGTCACCATCGTCGCCGGCGCCGATCCCGGTCCGGTGCTCGCCCTCATCGCCGGCACGCACGGCTCCGAGCCGTCGCCCATCGTCGCGCTGCAGCGCGTGCGCGCCGAGCTCGATCCGGCCGTCCTCCGCGGCACCGTCATCATCGTGCAGATCGCCAACGTCCCCTCGTTCGCGCACCGCACCATCTACCGCGGTCCGTGGGACCAGAAGAACCTCAACCGCGTGTTTCCCGGATCGCCCCACGGCACCGCCTCGGAGCGCATCGCCCACGCCATCACCACCCAGGTCATCGACCAGTGCGAGTATCTGGTGGACATGCACTCCGGCGACGGCAACGAGGCGCTCCGTCCGTACTCGTACTGGAACAACCTCGGCGTCGACGGGCGCGTCGATTCCACGGCGCGCGAGATGGCGCTCGCCTTCGGGCTCGACCACATCGTGGTCGACCGCGGCCGCCCGCGCGACCTGAACGCCACGCT
This sequence is a window from Gemmatimonadaceae bacterium. Protein-coding genes within it:
- a CDS encoding M14 family metallopeptidase; amino-acid sequence: MPTLVVGSATARPGAKVSGFLHVPHAADPGAEIPVTIVAGADPGPVLALIAGTHGSEPSPIVALQRVRAELDPAVLRGTVIIVQIANVPSFAHRTIYRGPWDQKNLNRVFPGSPHGTASERIAHAITTQVIDQCEYLVDMHSGDGNEALRPYSYWNNLGVDGRVDSTAREMALAFGLDHIVVDRGRPRDLNATLFCSNTAHARGKPAVTTEAGGVGVPTEDMVALNARGAFRVMRYLGMLPGPRDMLEHAVWIEPSEVLTSPATGLWYPAVHPDQYVAKGAPFGHLTDYFGETIAEVRAPMAGIVLYVVASPAMGEGEPLGMVGA